Within Malus domestica chromosome 04, GDT2T_hap1, the genomic segment CATtcactaattaaaaaataattaaatattaaaaaattaaaaataaattattttttatataaaattgttgGATCCACCTCTACAAAtctcctctcttctctctcgcctgtctctcttctctctccctgcAACCTGCATCCCTAAAATCCCTTCCCACCCGTCCCCCCACAACCTTCCTCCACCACCTACCCTATCTCTAATCCCTGCCCCAAATCAGAGGTACTTCGTCTCTCCCCTCCTCCCACAAACCCCCATCTGCCCTCGCACCAAAAAGAGAGTTGAGAGAGCGAGAGGAGAAAGAGAGGGTGGGTGATGGAGGAAGATTGGGGAGAAGGGTGGgaagggtttctgggttttgggatTTTAGGGATGCAGGTTGCagggaaaaagaagagagagagaggcgagagagagagagagaggagatttGTAGAGGTGGATccacaattttatataaaaaaatattttttttaattttttaatatttaattatttttttattaaaaatgagtCCCGTTTCTGATCACTTCAGCATTTAATagaaaaagtaataaaaaaactGACGGAGGTCTAACATTGACATAAATTCATAAGAtgatgtatgacattgtcaattttaaaagatgaggtaggAAAATGTcgtgaggtagttttttgtactttaccctaaataaaattacaaacgaGAGTAGAAGTACTACTCTTTTTGGCACTTTGGAGTAATACAGATAACAATAACGTTCCAAGAAATTTATACATTACTAGAGCATGTTCATATAAAAAAGTTGAATTGTGTTAAAGAACTTCAAATATGCATCTAAAGTCAACAAGAGTCTTTATAATTAGTGGCATGACCAAAAAATTGGCCTCAAAGAACCACCACGCACCAATCGACAAGCCAAAAGCAGAAAGTTATCGAGTCAAAACTGAACTGAATAGGGATGCGACGATTCCAAATTGCTTCTCAAAACCGGAGCGTGAGATGTGTATTACCTTCATCAAGACTGCAACCGTTTCTGAATTCCACCATGTTCAACTAATCCCTTGCTCTCCAGCACCCTGCCTAGATTGTCGAGACAGCCTGCTGGTGCCGTAAGTTATGATTCAGGTACATGCTCAGAATTCAAGCTTTCATAGTGGAAGAAAAGGACCAGTTTCAGGCATGCTTCTGAACCATAGTTGCTTTCGTACAGCTCATTGAATTAGAATTTCTCATGTCGTTAGGCATTTCACAATGTAATCAGAAATTAGCTAGAACATACACCAAACGTCCTCATCGACTCTATAATGTCCGCAATAGTTGACCCTGCAGTCCCAACAAATCCAAGAGAAGCACAACTACAAATTGTTTGCTCTATGTATAGAAGAACATCAGGCAATCCTGGAGGGCAAACCTTCTTAAACTGACCAGTTCCATCATGATTCTTCAGGACAGTCCCAAGCTTCAAGCCATGACTTGCATCCACAATTTGTTTAGCAGTTTGTATTATCAACTCgtctttttctttcagaaagAACAGTTTAAACTGAAGCGAATCTTCAACCAATTCCCCCAAATAAGTTCCTGTCCAGTTACTTTCAGGAAGATCAGTCATCACAAAAATATGAATAGGGGGAGGGCTCTGTGTCAAAGCATCCAGTGTTTGTTTTAACTTCAAAAATGTAGCATTCCAGTGGTTCTTGAACTGCCCGTCTAGCAATCTGAGCTGTGCACAAAGAAAAGGAGCCTTTATAGTATCATAAGCATACTTCTTTCCTGCACTTACGATTTCTGGAGCAAATCGAAGGAATTCAATCTTGTCAATCAAAGTTTGTATCCTTCGATCACTCGGAGCTTCAGGGATACTAATGTGTAGCTGCGAACCTTTGTAAGGAGCAGTGAAAAGACTCCCAAATGCTAGCAGAATAGCCGATTCAGCTTCAGAACCAGGTCCAAGAGCGTTATATACATTTCGCCGCTTCCTAACAtatgaaattttctttttcttctttagtTGTTCATCCGGCTGGAAAGAATCCAATACCCCGTCCTCATTACCATTTTGGTATGTCCAAACGGTAGTTCTGCAGTCCTCATTAACAGCATATGAACACTTTGCATCGCCATCCATCCCAGATAGCAGAGACCTACATTGCTGTAGTCTATCAAACACAGAGGCCCGTGCATCCAACTCATTGTTGCAAGCAAAATCTACATTCACATTGCACCATGAGGATAAGAAAACCCTGAAATCTACAACTCGAACTAACGAAGAAGAAACTAATGATGATATATCAACAATGTCAGCCATGGAAACATACCTGAAACAAGAGAGAAACATAGTCGTAATTATTTAACAAATCATAAGAAGTATCCAGCCATCGCATATCAAATGAGGTACATTATATTTTATGAGTCTCAAAATCTCTGCTCAACCATTAACAGAAAACTAaaacaaacccaataaacccacATGGAAATCCCATCAATATCAAATCGAAACGAATACCTTTCCAGCATCATATTACAACCCAGATAATGGATCAAGTAAAATCCAAAACTtggagccatcaacatacaaatAAAAGGAAACCCAATTACACCCACATTCCAATTCCACCAAAATTCTACAATTTTGCCCCAAATTAGACCAAAAGGAAGAGAAACAGGGGAAAACCCACATACCTCCCACTACGAATGAGCTCAACCGTATGATTCCAGACCGAAATCCTGATCTCATCAGGGCTCAAAACCCGAAACTTTGGGCAACTGCCGAGAGCAACCGCGTGGTGATCGAGAACCGGAGGGACGACCAAGGTCCGGTTCAGAATGGCAGCCATGAGAAGGGCGTTCTTGAACTCAGTAAGCTGGTTGCTGAAGCCACTGTGGGGAGCGTACCAGAGGAACTTTTGTCCTCCGAGGGAGCGGCAATTTGGGGAAATGGAAAGTGAGGTCTTGAGGAAGAGGGAATCGGGAATGAGAGAGAAGAAGTaggagaggaagaggaggagggagaagaggAGGGTCAGGTAGAGAAGAGGGGAGGCGGAGGAGGAGTGTCTTCTGAGAGGCCATGGTCGAGTTGTGGGTCTGTTCCTGGTGAAGAGATTCATGGCTGCTTTTCTGCAACTAACAACTTCCAAATCGGAAGTTGGTTCTTCACTTCTTTGGGAGGCCGATTTGGATCTGGCTCATCTCCGCCACTTCACAATTTGGTGAAGCACCATGACATCAAACAGAGACCAATTTTCCGCATTTGCTATTGATCTTCTTGTATTTAACaaaacaatacaaaattgctataatttttggcttttttttttgttagcatccataaaatgttgaatgcaccctacattaaaatttaattaaattacttatttaccctactatgcaatgacaattttgaccttattaggtattatttatcttctcaactatcaaaactcTCATActctccattgttgaacaaaaccttaaccaatgaaactacaaacatgttgattgagaaaaaatgattttgacgaatggAATACGAAATTGATGTTTTGGAAGCTTCACAtaaggtaagacttcatatttttcgTTCTTTTAGGGATCACAAGGAAAAATTAATATGTTCAATTAAGattccaaatagcactttgttgctaactttgttatttaaacctacaaacacacgaaaatagcttaaagtactaaaataactagaattaaataagtaaatgccaagaaacaagctaactaagttgcataaatatgctcttatcaaattCCCACACACTtagtttttgctagtcctcgagtaaaacaaaagaaacaaaatgaaacaaaacaaacaaaacacaacctaaccttccaacatttgcctcagggatttccaatgcacatgacatgttaaaaatcatcattcccacagattttggttatcttcacacttgagcacaaaaTTGCTATAaactttggctttttttttgttagcatccataaaatattgaatgcaccatacattaaaatttaattaaatcacTTATTTACCCtattatgcaatgacaattttgaccttattaggtatTATTTATCTCCTCAACTATCAAAACTCTCATattctccattgttgaacaaaaccttaaccaatgaaactacaaacatgttgattgagaaaaatgattttgacgaatggaatacgaaatcgatgtttcggAAGCTTCACATAAGGTAAaacttcatatttttcattcttttaggGATCACAAGGAAAAATTAATATGTTCAATTAGATCCGAGTACTATTTAGATGCACAGTAATACAAAGTAGTTCTTGGAGATATATAGATCCTATACTCCAAGGATACTTTAAACGCTTTCTTTATGTATATTCTTATGAAAGTTATAAGATATATTCATAtttatatatgaagaaggaaaaaagatgTTACTACATAAAGAATTTAAGCTCAGTTAAGGGATGGAGGACGTGTTCTTGGTCCCGAATAATCTGAGTAAATCCCGGGATTAGTTTTTCCATGGTTCTTGTCGCGATTAATCTTGCATGGTACATGCCAAGAAACTGAAACAAGAGGGTTAGTAGCTGGTACAACACCTGATTTTTGCAGCTGTTCATCAGTTTCTTTGCTGCTagggttttgttgatttttggGCTTTGTTTTTCTCTGATAGAagatgtggggtgtatgtacaaaatataaggtgtatattgagaatgtggggtgtagGGTATTATAAAAAAGTATGTGTGGtgcattaaaataatttttaagtgaaaaagcaaatgtggggtgtattaagtatgtggggtttattcaCCAATttatggggtgttaatataataaaccttttatttttttatgaaaaatcgATATACATTGACTGAATAAGAAAGATCAAATTTTGGGCAACGAGATCTTAAATAATATtagaaaatttttatttgaactcatataatcattttttatagggtaaattacatagtagcccctcaagtttgaggtctattacaacctcatacaacatctttaaaacatttcactttcatacctcaagtactattttatttcaaaataatacatccgttacattttccatccatgaatCTGTTAAGTGTTGacatggctgccacatttgtgccacgtggctgccacatttgtgccacgtggcaaaaaaatattttttttattttcttttttaaaaaaaaacctgaataaaaaaaataaaaaataaaaaacttgaaaacgCAGAAACCCACCCCACCCCTCTTCTCCTTCtatctgtttcttcttctccgccCAACACAGAAAAACACCAACCActctttcttttctccctctctcctctctgcaTACAAACCCACATACCCCCCCCCGCGCGCCGCAACCTTCTCTTCTTCCCCCCCCGGTGCCGCAAGCAAACCCAAAAAATCTGCAACCAAACCCAGAAAACTTCCCCCCCCCAAACAAACCCAGATCCGAAACCTCTCCTCTCTCCCCCCCAAAAAACCCGGACCCAGTGCTCCCCGACGCATCGCTGAGTGGGTTCGTCAGCTCGTCGGTCGGCTCTAACAACGAGGTAtgtattcaaattttgaattttttcagTGCTTGGTTGGTGGGTTTGGGGTGCTTACGAATGCGGTCAAAGTTCTGATTTTTGAATGGGTTAATCTCAAACCACGGAACGATGTCGCaccgagaagagagagagaggggaggagAGAGGGGAGGAAGGCCgaagaaaaagtgaaaaaggATAGCAGGGAGAAGAGATGGAGAAAAGAAAGAGTGGTTGGTGTTTTTCTGTGTTGggcggagaagaagaaacagatagaggaagaagaggggtggggtgggtttctgcattttcaagttttttttttttttttttataatttaggtttttttaaaaaagaaaataaaaaaattatttttttgccacgtggcacacatttggcagccacgtggcacaaatgtggtagccacgtcagcgcttaacggatcaatggatggaaaatgtaacggttgtattattttgaaataaaatagtacttgaggtatgaaaatgaaatgttttaaagatgttgtatagggttgtaatagacctcaaacctgaagggctactatgtaatttatcctTTTTTATACTCAATTTAGGGTACCTAATAATCTCGTAATTAAAACATTATCATAATCAAGATTAAAAATTCACCCTTGAAATTGAAGGCATGTTTTTCTATGCTACAAACCTATTTGAAAATTACGTTCCTatattttcatgaaattgaaaCATTTTCAACATCCAACAACCGAATTCAATTATGACTGATTGAAACAAGAAGAAGACAGGGAAGCTTTTGGAGACTAATACATACATTTGTTTCACTAGATAGAAGGAACTCAACACCTTCAAATTCAAGGACATTCGCTATATTGCTGCTATGCACAACTATTAGAACTACAAGCAAAGTATAGCCTCCACTCTTCACGAATGAAACGATAAGAAAGCGTGATAGTCATACAAGTAGCTagactttaaaattttaaatcctATATATGTTTCTGCTAGTAATAATTCTTTGAAAAAGGGATTAGTTGTGAAATCtaacgaaaaaaaattgaataaatcgaTTCATAGCTTAattggaggattcaaaacttcaaaatcatcatctcCAATTCTCCATCATTCAAAAAGAGCTTGTCTTTCTCTGTGAAAACGCCTTAGAGTTTTAGATAGAATAAACAGAGGATAAAGATTTGGTGATAATAGGTTTGATTATTGGTATGGGCTTgttgataaattttagttttattcttaatttcattttgtacttaatggTAACTATGCAATAGGATAAAAAGACAagtcacatttaaaatttaagttgggtgtaaagataggttatatgggttcaaataaaacttCCCATAATATTAAGAGCTCCTTAAACCAAACTAATTAATTGCCAACTGAAAGGGCAAACCTAGCCAATCTATGTGGAACACCATTGCATGTTCTAGGTGCGTGCAGGAACTCCGTAGGGTGTAGGGCGCGCACCCTAATTTATgcttttagccaaaatagtcattgagattttcataactcctcactttggtccctgagatttgaaatcaatagaattggTCCTTAAAATTattcaccatcaatcattttggtcattccgtgaaaaatatccataaaataagaataaaatgacaaaaatatcctcaatttttgtcaaaatattttggtctattgtttattaaattgagggtatttttgttattttgatttTCATTCAAGtttcacggaatgaccaaatgattgatggtggacgaTCCCAGGgatcacttctattgatttcaaatttcagggaccaaagtgatgagttatgcaaatctcagggatcattttagctaaaaagccccctaatttaaaaggaaaactaatgataagagtttcaaatttttgaattttaacaaaaaatcatgtaataactttatttaatggttaggatAAAGCCCAACTTAAATCAATCCAATCAACATTGCCCAACCAAAATAACTTAATGAGTTTCtagttttcaatttaaaatttaaaattgaattttaaccgtgttgatgcataaaatcaacgaggactttggtacaacagaaaatgttaagtttgtgaccttcgctagattgctccggtcactagtgtggataagtatgtaaatggatagagacagggaagcaaacaaaagatgtacatggttcacccagattggctacgtccacagagtagaggagttctcattattgtgaagggtttacacaagtacataagttcaagctcttattttgtgagtactagtgaatgatttagtacaaatgacattaggaaatattgtgagagaatgatctctatttatagaagaaagtttctagtttcattctgacattaacacgtgtcgtgttgtgattagcttctgatgttgacacgtgtcgcgctatgattggcttctgatgtcgacacgtatcgcgctgtgattggcctcctagttggaaggaaactcttctgggtccttgacggtataacgttaaccggtgctcagtagtttcgggattggtcaagtatggtacaaacagtgctcccctaagttcccgagtgagggaagctcctcggttggggacttgcaagatccaagccattgagtaatcatgaaacttctaagtaccgaagtgtggtatcattttcacttgtcttatctgtctcatatgtagatgtggcatcttttctaaaagtacttttcctctatctaggggtggtatctttaaccgatgaagatgcataaggtaatgtatcaatttcacttgaagcttacttgtagtttcgggcttggtcaagtgcgatacaaaaccctatagtaggagtcacccaagtcgtcgagctaagagatttgccgaaataggtaacaaacaaggtaagcaatcagacttccaagcaagcaacctggatcggaggttcgacttcggctttcggttgattgttctccttctccttgtgtcgtaaacagtaacaaggataaggagaagcaaatggagaaaagatgatatgacatacttttgcttttgaagaagtaactttccatgggcttattcttgaactgggctggagggttttctggtttcctccagagtataaggtcgactcaagaatttgagggtcaaaacaagtccatcaaatcaagagtgcgtttgaccttgatgatatggaatacttttgctgttgacgaagtaatagatgaatcggcacgtgttctgttgcccTTGTATCCACATgattccttgtatccttctcacttgccctatctattcctcaggcagatgtggtatcttttctggaagcataagatgttgaagatgagtactcgagagcaatgccaagtaagtaatcaggcaaggggttccaggtagtcagttcctgactggaagcttgattccaaatgctaactgattgctctctttttccttgtcttacaggtaagaacaagggcaaaagaaaagacaaggaaaaagtatgatatgggaaactcttgcttttaaccctgatgatatgagatactcttgctctggtatggctagtttgcataggtattattagggggaagaaagctgagtatttcgagaggcttcgttgggaatgccctctcagatatgaagaagggttgagcatttttacagGTCTGCATGTTCgtagaggatgaaggtcgacatatataggagtctctctaacaacaagtagtaatgctatttcTTTACCTTttttggtcgtagcaatgtagtgggagctgcaagtttcacatgttttaactttgtcagagcactttgaaaaagtggtatgtggtatctggaaagctgatgttgcgtgtgaagattgcagacaagctttatccaaggaaatttggctctcgaagttcagagagcgacgcctctttgatttttgaacaagcaatcatgtcggggatctggctctcgagattcggagaatggtgcctcttcgatttttgaaaaa encodes:
- the LOC103408261 gene encoding O-fucosyltransferase 30; amino-acid sequence: MNLFTRNRPTTRPWPLRRHSSSASPLLYLTLLFSLLLFLSYFFSLIPDSLFLKTSLSISPNCRSLGGQKFLWYAPHSGFSNQLTEFKNALLMAAILNRTLVVPPVLDHHAVALGSCPKFRVLSPDEIRISVWNHTVELIRSGRYVSMADIVDISSLVSSSLVRVVDFRVFLSSWCNVNVDFACNNELDARASVFDRLQQCRSLLSGMDGDAKCSYAVNEDCRTTVWTYQNGNEDGVLDSFQPDEQLKKKKKISYVRKRRNVYNALGPGSEAESAILLAFGSLFTAPYKGSQLHISIPEAPSDRRIQTLIDKIEFLRFAPEIVSAGKKYAYDTIKAPFLCAQLRLLDGQFKNHWNATFLKLKQTLDALTQSPPPIHIFVMTDLPESNWTGTYLGELVEDSLQFKLFFLKEKDELIIQTAKQIVDASHGLKLGTVLKNHDGTGQFKKVCPPGLPDVLLYIEQTICSCASLGFVGTAGSTIADIIESMRTFGVCSS